One stretch of Novosphingobium pentaromativorans US6-1 DNA includes these proteins:
- a CDS encoding TIGR03013 family XrtA/PEP-CTERM system glycosyltransferase yields the protein MIRLFKHYIPHSVVLLWLVDVALLVSANEISWRVRAGQIGMDAGDFGDRLLPHGAFAAVLVLSMISVGVYGTDALRSMRFAAARLLVAISLGVIALSFVDFLAAGQHFWRSTLAYSMGIAILLLILNRLLLSGILGTSAFRRRVLVLGAGARAQRLRQLGERPESGFVIVGYIAMSEAHPVVEEAIARGAIHNLTRYVENLGVSEVVLALEERRNALPLKDLLRIKTAGVHVNEFSSFLERETGRVDLDTVNPSWLIFSDGFSSGRMISSAAKRLFDIGASALLLTLTAPVIVLFAIIVKIDSKGPAFYRQSRVGLFGQSFNVIKLRSMRTDAEAAGAQWASKDDPRVTRVGKFIRLTRIDELPQAWTVLKGEMSFVGPRPERPEFVADLEEQLPFYAERHMVKPGITGWAQINYPYGASIEDSRNKLEYDLYYAKNYTPFLDLLIILQTLRVVLWHEGAR from the coding sequence ATGATTCGTCTTTTTAAACATTACATCCCGCATTCCGTCGTGCTGCTCTGGCTCGTCGATGTCGCGCTGCTTGTCAGCGCGAATGAAATTTCGTGGCGTGTGCGCGCAGGACAGATCGGTATGGACGCCGGAGACTTCGGCGATCGCCTGCTGCCGCACGGCGCATTCGCTGCAGTCCTCGTGCTTTCGATGATCTCGGTGGGAGTCTACGGCACCGATGCCCTGCGCTCGATGCGCTTTGCTGCCGCGCGCCTGCTGGTGGCGATCTCGCTGGGCGTGATCGCGCTATCCTTCGTCGATTTCCTGGCGGCCGGACAGCATTTCTGGCGTTCGACATTGGCCTATTCGATGGGCATTGCGATCCTGCTGCTGATTCTCAACCGCCTGCTTCTGAGCGGTATCCTCGGTACTTCGGCCTTTCGACGCCGCGTTCTCGTCCTAGGGGCAGGGGCCCGCGCCCAGCGCCTGCGCCAACTGGGCGAGCGCCCGGAGAGCGGCTTTGTCATCGTCGGCTACATTGCCATGAGCGAGGCGCATCCCGTCGTCGAGGAAGCCATCGCCCGCGGCGCCATCCACAATCTCACCCGCTACGTCGAGAACCTGGGGGTGAGCGAAGTCGTGCTGGCGCTGGAGGAACGGCGCAATGCCCTGCCGCTCAAGGACCTGCTGCGGATCAAGACTGCGGGCGTTCACGTCAACGAGTTCTCCAGTTTCCTCGAGCGCGAGACCGGGCGCGTCGATCTCGATACGGTCAATCCGAGCTGGCTGATCTTTTCGGACGGCTTCTCTTCGGGCCGGATGATCTCCAGTGCGGCCAAGCGCCTGTTCGACATCGGCGCCAGCGCCCTGCTGCTGACGCTGACGGCGCCGGTGATCGTGCTCTTCGCGATAATCGTGAAGATCGACAGCAAGGGACCGGCCTTTTACCGCCAGTCGCGCGTCGGCCTGTTCGGCCAGTCGTTCAACGTCATCAAGCTGCGCTCTATGCGCACGGATGCCGAGGCGGCGGGCGCCCAGTGGGCCTCCAAGGACGATCCGCGCGTCACCCGCGTGGGCAAGTTCATCCGCCTGACCCGCATCGACGAACTGCCGCAGGCCTGGACCGTCCTCAAGGGCGAGATGAGCTTCGTCGGCCCGCGCCCCGAACGCCCCGAATTCGTCGCCGATCTCGAGGAGCAGCTCCCCTTCTATGCCGAGCGTCACATGGTGAAGCCCGGCATCACCGGTTGGGCTCAGATCAATTATCCCTACGGCGCCTCGATCGAGGATTCGCGCAACAAGCTGGAATACGATCTCTACTACGCGAAGAACTACACGCCGTTCCTCGACCTGCTGATCATACTCCAGACCTTGCGCGTCGTCCTCTGGCATGAGGGAGCGCGCTGA
- a CDS encoding amidohydrolase translates to MRKSLLTAATLGPLVSVALATCVTPAAAEPVSDSIARDMPGLMAIYRDLHAHPELSYQEVRSAKVMADAARKAGFEVTEKVGKTGIVAVLKNGEGPTVLIRADMDGLPVTEQTGLPFASKERGVSTAGVESGIMHACGHDTHMTAWIETARLMAARKGEWSGTLVMIGQPAEEVGTGATSMLEDGLYTRFAKPDYTLAFHDTPELPSGVVGAAKGWALANVDSVDILVKGVGGHGAYPHTTRDPIVLASAIVMKLQTLASRESDPLDPVVVTVGSFHAGTKHNIISDQAKLELTVRSFSDETRQKLLSGIKRIVQGEAIASGIPEDLMPVVSVKQNYTRSTYNSPEFTEQAISYLQDKMGKDRALLTPPVMGGEDFGEFRRADEDHIKSVIFWVGGSSPEKIAAAKSGGAPLPSLHSPFWAPEADKVVGAGSQALTLTALRLMAR, encoded by the coding sequence CCGTCGCCCTGGCTACTTGCGTCACGCCGGCCGCCGCGGAGCCTGTTTCCGATTCGATCGCGCGGGACATGCCGGGCCTCATGGCGATCTACCGCGATCTCCATGCCCATCCCGAACTCAGCTACCAGGAAGTGCGCAGCGCCAAGGTCATGGCCGATGCGGCGCGCAAGGCCGGTTTCGAGGTGACGGAGAAAGTCGGCAAGACGGGTATCGTCGCCGTCCTGAAGAACGGCGAGGGGCCGACGGTCCTGATTCGCGCCGACATGGACGGCCTTCCGGTGACCGAGCAGACCGGATTGCCTTTCGCCTCGAAGGAGCGCGGTGTCTCAACCGCAGGGGTGGAGAGCGGCATCATGCATGCCTGTGGCCACGATACGCACATGACCGCCTGGATAGAGACCGCGCGGCTCATGGCAGCGCGCAAGGGCGAGTGGTCGGGCACGCTGGTCATGATCGGGCAACCGGCCGAGGAAGTCGGCACCGGCGCCACGTCCATGCTGGAAGACGGTCTCTACACGCGCTTTGCGAAGCCCGACTACACACTGGCGTTCCACGATACGCCCGAACTGCCTTCGGGCGTGGTCGGCGCAGCCAAGGGCTGGGCTCTCGCCAATGTCGATTCGGTCGACATCCTGGTAAAGGGCGTGGGCGGTCACGGTGCCTATCCGCATACCACCAGGGATCCCATCGTGCTGGCCAGTGCCATCGTGATGAAGCTTCAGACATTGGCGAGCCGGGAAAGCGACCCGCTCGACCCGGTGGTTGTCACGGTCGGTTCGTTCCATGCCGGCACCAAGCACAACATCATTTCCGACCAGGCCAAGCTGGAACTCACCGTGCGCAGTTTCTCGGACGAGACCCGCCAGAAGCTGCTTTCCGGCATCAAGCGCATCGTCCAGGGCGAAGCGATTGCTTCCGGCATCCCCGAAGACCTGATGCCGGTGGTTTCGGTAAAGCAGAACTACACCCGATCCACCTACAATTCGCCCGAGTTCACCGAGCAGGCGATCTCCTACCTGCAGGACAAGATGGGCAAGGACCGGGCGCTGCTCACCCCGCCTGTGATGGGCGGGGAAGACTTCGGTGAGTTCCGCCGGGCCGATGAAGACCATATCAAGTCGGTCATCTTCTGGGTCGGCGGTTCATCGCCGGAAAAGATCGCTGCCGCTAAGTCCGGCGGAGCGCCGCTTCCCTCGCTGCACAGCCCGTTCTGGGCGCCGGAGGCGGACAAGGTGGTGGGTGCAGGTTCGCAGGCCCTGACACTCACGGCCTTGCGGTTGATGGCCAGGTAG
- the prsR gene encoding PEP-CTERM-box response regulator transcription factor, with protein MTDARSKVLPKLLIVEDDAGLQAQLKWAYEDFDVLIAGDRQSALALLRSEMPDVVTLDLGLPPDPDGVSEGFAVLDEIMALKPDTKVIVASGHNARESALQAIARGAYDFYQKPVDIDALGLIVRRALQLHRLEEENRRLAAKVEKDEKVLGRMITGAPEMIRVARTIERVANTNVSVMLLGASGTGKELLARGLHDASDRAKGEFVAINCAAIPENLLESELFGHEKGAFTGAVKTTPGKIEQAGGGTLFLDEVGDIPLQLQVKLLRFLQERVVERVGSRESIPVDTRIVCATHQDLETMITDGRFREDLYYRLAEIVVKIPSLAERPGDATLLGKAFLNRYAKEMNPRVRGFASDALAAIDSWSWPGNVRELENRVKRAVIMADEKLVSAADLDLNEPDEEVINALNLKSAREQADRKVIRHALARSEGNISSTAKMLGISRPTLYDLLKQYDLQA; from the coding sequence ATGACCGACGCTCGTAGCAAGGTGCTTCCCAAGCTCCTGATCGTGGAGGACGATGCAGGCCTCCAGGCCCAGCTGAAATGGGCCTATGAGGACTTCGACGTGCTGATCGCCGGAGACCGCCAGTCGGCGCTGGCGCTGCTGCGCTCGGAAATGCCCGATGTCGTCACGCTCGACCTCGGCCTGCCGCCGGACCCTGACGGGGTGAGTGAGGGTTTTGCCGTCCTCGATGAGATCATGGCGCTCAAGCCCGATACCAAGGTGATTGTCGCCAGCGGCCACAATGCCCGCGAATCCGCGCTGCAGGCGATCGCGCGCGGAGCCTATGACTTCTACCAGAAGCCGGTGGACATCGATGCGCTGGGCCTGATCGTGCGCCGCGCCCTGCAGCTTCACCGGCTGGAGGAGGAAAACCGCCGTCTCGCGGCGAAAGTCGAGAAGGACGAGAAAGTATTGGGCCGGATGATCACCGGCGCACCGGAAATGATCCGCGTCGCCCGCACGATCGAGCGCGTGGCCAATACCAATGTCTCGGTCATGCTGCTGGGGGCGAGCGGCACCGGCAAGGAACTGCTCGCGCGCGGGCTGCACGATGCCAGCGACCGCGCCAAGGGTGAGTTCGTGGCGATCAACTGTGCGGCGATTCCCGAAAACCTGCTCGAGAGCGAGCTGTTCGGGCACGAGAAGGGGGCCTTCACCGGGGCGGTCAAGACCACGCCGGGCAAGATCGAGCAGGCCGGCGGGGGCACGCTGTTTCTTGACGAGGTCGGCGACATTCCGCTCCAGCTGCAGGTCAAGCTGCTGCGCTTCCTGCAGGAGCGCGTGGTCGAGCGGGTCGGCTCGCGCGAGTCGATCCCGGTCGACACCCGCATCGTCTGCGCTACGCACCAGGACCTGGAGACGATGATCACCGACGGGCGTTTCCGCGAGGATCTCTATTACCGACTTGCGGAGATCGTCGTGAAGATCCCGAGCCTGGCAGAGCGGCCCGGCGATGCGACGCTGCTTGGGAAGGCCTTCCTCAATCGCTATGCCAAGGAGATGAACCCGCGCGTACGCGGCTTTGCCTCCGACGCGCTGGCCGCGATCGATTCATGGAGCTGGCCGGGCAATGTGCGCGAGCTGGAAAACCGCGTGAAGCGAGCTGTCATCATGGCCGATGAGAAACTCGTTTCGGCAGCCGATCTCGACCTCAACGAACCGGACGAGGAAGTGATCAACGCGCTTAACCTCAAGTCCGCGCGCGAGCAGGCCGATCGCAAGGTGATCCGTCATGCGCTTGCCCGCAGCGAAGGGAATATTTCCAGCACCGCCAAGATGCTCGGGATCAGCCGCCCGACGCTCTATGACCTGCTCAAGCAGTACGATCTCCAGGCCTGA
- the prsK gene encoding XrtA/PEP-CTERM system histidine kinase PrsK, with protein sequence MTGSDKFWPLLGIGLDLSGAIAVASLAIWLWPRRERFGNVGGPVVVALFLTAAWCLAIASAMTGRLVLLPSLAESARNLGWLFVIYRFFASDGRHASLAPIRPVILALAFVELLHLGVDAALTRASFEGAFLRVAFESNVLFRLLVTVGGLVLVHNLYAGASRETRPGLRWPASGLAFLWAFDLNLYTIAYLGGDWPLEIAAFRGVAALAIAGAFLLAIARNRDELRLKPSRAVTFQTFSLLVIGVYLVAMVSVAQWLSYAGGDFARLIELTFLTLASAFALVVLPSRRVRGWFKVTLTKHFFQHRYDYREEWLRFTRTIGSSGLEAKPLGERVVQSIADVTDSPAGLLLAPGEQGELTLASRWNWAEIEVPAEAMPLRALEVFERTGYITDLDDIRAGDDSTSPGIIVPQWLLEDRRAWALVPLVHYERLVGMVVLARPQIVRKFDWEDFDLLRVIGQQVASYLAENSSQEALAESSRFEDFHRRIAFVMHDIKNLASQFSLLARNAELHAHKKEFRDDMLVTLRNSSEKLNALIARLSRYGNGAVEKLEQVPVLDVIDAVAQRFKDNPQVVVAERHDLIVNGNRHSLEQVLVHLIQNGLDASGPDSPVFLAVSADGLNARFEVLDAGCGMSAEFVRNRLFKPFVSTKNGGFGIGAFEARELVRAMRGRLEVESREGLGSRFVVRVPLAAAQDIYDNIANKDQRVA encoded by the coding sequence ATGACGGGCAGCGACAAGTTCTGGCCGCTTCTGGGCATCGGGCTCGACCTTTCGGGCGCCATCGCGGTGGCGAGCCTTGCGATCTGGCTGTGGCCGAGGCGTGAGCGCTTCGGCAATGTCGGCGGCCCGGTCGTCGTCGCCCTGTTCCTGACGGCGGCGTGGTGCCTCGCAATCGCCTCGGCGATGACCGGACGCCTTGTCCTCCTGCCTTCGCTGGCTGAAAGTGCCCGTAACCTGGGCTGGCTTTTCGTCATCTACCGTTTCTTCGCCAGTGACGGGCGTCACGCCAGTCTTGCGCCGATCCGTCCGGTGATCCTGGCGCTGGCCTTCGTCGAACTTCTGCACCTTGGTGTGGATGCGGCGCTGACGCGGGCCTCGTTCGAGGGTGCTTTCCTTCGCGTCGCGTTCGAATCCAATGTCCTGTTCCGCCTTCTGGTGACGGTCGGCGGACTGGTGCTCGTGCACAATCTCTACGCCGGTGCTTCGCGGGAGACCCGGCCGGGACTGCGCTGGCCGGCATCCGGCCTCGCCTTTCTCTGGGCCTTCGACCTCAACCTCTACACGATCGCCTACCTCGGCGGGGATTGGCCGCTTGAGATTGCGGCCTTCCGCGGAGTGGCCGCGCTGGCGATTGCCGGGGCCTTTTTGCTGGCCATCGCGCGCAACCGCGACGAACTGCGCCTCAAGCCTTCGCGTGCGGTCACTTTCCAGACTTTCTCATTGCTCGTCATCGGCGTCTATCTCGTGGCGATGGTGTCGGTGGCGCAGTGGCTGTCCTATGCCGGAGGCGATTTTGCACGCCTGATCGAACTGACCTTCCTGACACTGGCGAGTGCCTTTGCGCTGGTCGTCCTGCCGTCGCGCCGCGTGCGCGGCTGGTTCAAGGTTACCCTGACCAAGCATTTCTTCCAGCACCGCTACGATTATCGCGAGGAATGGCTGCGCTTTACCCGCACCATCGGCAGCAGCGGTCTTGAAGCCAAGCCGCTGGGTGAGCGCGTCGTCCAGTCGATTGCCGATGTAACCGACAGTCCTGCCGGTCTCCTGCTTGCGCCGGGCGAGCAAGGCGAATTGACGCTGGCCTCGCGATGGAACTGGGCGGAGATCGAAGTGCCCGCAGAGGCAATGCCGTTGCGCGCGCTCGAGGTCTTCGAACGCACGGGCTACATCACCGATCTCGACGACATTCGTGCCGGTGACGATTCCACCAGTCCGGGCATCATCGTGCCGCAGTGGTTGCTCGAGGATCGCCGTGCCTGGGCGCTGGTGCCGCTGGTCCACTACGAGCGCCTCGTCGGCATGGTCGTGCTGGCGCGGCCGCAGATCGTGCGCAAGTTCGACTGGGAAGACTTCGACCTCCTGCGTGTTATCGGCCAGCAGGTTGCCAGTTATCTTGCCGAGAATTCGAGCCAGGAAGCGCTCGCTGAATCCAGCCGATTCGAGGACTTCCACCGCCGCATCGCCTTCGTGATGCACGACATCAAGAACCTTGCCAGCCAGTTCAGCCTTCTGGCGCGCAATGCCGAGCTTCATGCCCACAAGAAGGAATTCCGCGACGACATGCTCGTCACCCTGCGCAATTCCTCCGAGAAGCTGAACGCCCTGATTGCCCGCCTTTCGCGCTACGGTAACGGTGCGGTGGAGAAGCTGGAACAGGTTCCGGTACTCGACGTGATCGATGCCGTCGCCCAGCGCTTCAAGGACAATCCGCAGGTGGTCGTCGCGGAAAGGCACGACCTGATCGTGAACGGCAATCGTCATTCTCTCGAGCAGGTTCTCGTCCACCTCATCCAGAACGGTCTCGATGCCAGTGGCCCCGACAGCCCGGTTTTCCTCGCGGTAAGTGCGGACGGCCTCAATGCCCGCTTCGAAGTGCTCGATGCCGGTTGCGGCATGAGCGCGGAGTTCGTCCGCAACCGGCTGTTCAAGCCCTTCGTATCGACCAAGAACGGCGGCTTCGGCATTGGCGCCTTCGAAGCCCGCGAACTGGTGCGCGCGATGCGCGGCCGTCTCGAAGTGGAATCGCGCGAAGGCCTCGGCTCGCGCTTCGTGGTGCGTGTGCCGCTCGCCGCAGCCCAGGACATCTATGACAACATCGCCAACAAGGACCAAAGGGTAGCCTGA